Proteins from one Triticum aestivum cultivar Chinese Spring chromosome 7A, IWGSC CS RefSeq v2.1, whole genome shotgun sequence genomic window:
- the LOC123152274 gene encoding uncharacterized protein yields MGRPEHDGAASPFGFGPSPPLSGASSPSPLLPAPNHAKARFAGRRRHAVVRLICSPFAAVFGTACSAGAAANDVDRATRRPSLEELLRMEASSSDLLDVKQPNEPAEMVDPYDDDDDGSWKKSAIVVFDLSEGGDKNRRIEDENDEAPLAVSEDQHGAMTCPGDVKEPAEELDAGGAMMSPKALVNVGRLVVVLASLGARSRALKGSYGRLAAGRRVGGANDGKAELFYDRPIPLGRRCRVQHLEESPYL; encoded by the coding sequence ATGGGAAGGCCGGAGCACGATGGGGCTGCGTCGCCGTTCGGGTTCGGCCCGTCCCCGCCTCTCTCCGGCGCGTCGTCCCCTTCGCCGCTGCTACCGGCACCCAACCACGCCAAGGCGAGGTTTGCGGGAAGGAGGAGGCACGCCGTCGTCAGGCTCATCTGCTCCCCCTTCGCCGCCGTCTTCGGAACCGCGTGCTCCGCCGGCGCAGCTGCGAACGACGTCGACCGGGCGACGAGAAGGCCGAGCCTCGAGGAGCTCCTGCGGATGGAAGCGTCGTCGTCCGATCTCCTCGACGTCAAGCAGCCCAACGAACCTGCCGAGATGGTCGACCcgtacgacgacgacgacgacggctccTGGAAGAAGAGCGCCATCGTGGTGTTCGATCTAAGCGAAGGCGGCGACAAGAACCGCCGCATCGAGGACGAGAATGACGAGGCGCCGCTGGCCGTCTCAGAAGACCAGCACGGCGCCATGACCTGCCCCGGCGACGTGAAGGAGCCCGCGGAGGAGCTCGACGCCGGCGGCGCCATGATGTCGCCGAAGGCGCTGGTGAACGTGGGGAGGCTGGTGGTCGTCCTCGCGTCGCTGGGGGCGCGCTCCAGGGCGCTGAAGGGCTCGTACGGCAGGCTGGCAGCCGGTCGCCGTGTCGGCGGTGCCAATGATGGCAAGGCGGAGCTGTTCTACGACCGGCCGATCCCGCTGGGGCGGAGGTGCCGGGTGCAGCACCTGGAGGAGTCCCCTTACCTGTGA